In a single window of the Melissococcus plutonius ATCC 35311 genome:
- a CDS encoding proline--tRNA ligase — translation MRQSKMFIPTLREIPNDAEVLSHQILLRGGYIRQIAAGVYAYLPLANRIIENLKKIMREEFEKIDAIEMLLPAILPAELWEKSGRYQTYGPDLYRLKDRNERQYILGPTHEETFVELIGNDVNSYKRLPLNLYQIQSKYRDEKRPRFGLLRGREFIMKDGYSFHATEESLDTTYNDYEKAYSAIFKRCGLVFRSIIGDGGAMGGKDSKEFMAISDIGEDTICFSTEGDYAANLEMATSLFVSKKSHETQLQIEEIATPNVKSVEEVAAFFEVDEQKIIKSMLFMADEEPVMVLIRGDHKVNEVKLKNFLKVDFLTEATEDQIKHYLGTELGSIGPVNLPDEVKIYADLHIQNLANTITGANQTGYHLVNVNPERDFVPISYEDLRLVQEGDPSPDGNGVLSFTKGIEIGHIFKLGTRYSESMNATILDENGKEQYIIMGSYGIGVSRLFAAIAEQNADDKGVNWPIGIAPFDIHVVQMNMKDDEQTQLSEEIEELMISAGYEVLVDDRNERAGVKFAEADLIGCPIRITVGKKAIDDIVEIKIKRTGEMLEVKKEELKSTLAILLKPEGIEDNE, via the coding sequence ATGAGACAGTCAAAAATGTTTATTCCTACATTACGAGAAATACCAAATGATGCAGAAGTCCTAAGTCATCAAATTCTTTTAAGAGGAGGCTATATTAGACAAATTGCTGCTGGAGTATATGCCTATTTACCACTTGCTAATCGAATAATTGAAAATTTAAAAAAAATTATGCGAGAAGAATTTGAAAAAATCGATGCAATTGAAATGCTGTTGCCAGCTATATTGCCTGCAGAGTTATGGGAAAAATCTGGCCGATATCAAACTTATGGTCCTGATTTATATCGTTTAAAAGATCGAAATGAACGACAATATATACTAGGACCTACTCATGAAGAAACCTTTGTAGAATTAATTGGAAATGACGTAAATTCTTATAAACGTCTTCCTTTAAACTTATATCAGATTCAATCAAAATATCGTGATGAAAAACGGCCACGTTTTGGTCTATTACGCGGTAGAGAATTTATTATGAAAGACGGTTATTCTTTTCATGCAACAGAGGAAAGCCTAGACACTACTTATAATGACTATGAAAAAGCCTATTCAGCTATTTTTAAGCGTTGTGGTTTAGTTTTTAGATCCATTATTGGAGATGGTGGAGCTATGGGTGGTAAGGATTCTAAAGAGTTTATGGCTATTTCTGATATTGGTGAAGATACGATCTGTTTTTCAACTGAAGGCGATTATGCGGCTAATTTAGAAATGGCAACCAGTTTATTCGTGTCTAAAAAGTCTCATGAAACACAGCTTCAAATTGAAGAGATTGCTACACCGAATGTTAAATCTGTCGAAGAGGTGGCTGCATTTTTTGAAGTAGATGAACAAAAAATCATTAAATCTATGTTATTTATGGCAGATGAAGAACCTGTTATGGTTTTAATCCGAGGTGACCACAAAGTAAATGAAGTAAAACTAAAGAATTTCTTGAAGGTAGATTTTTTGACCGAGGCAACTGAGGATCAAATTAAACATTATTTAGGGACTGAGCTTGGCTCTATTGGACCAGTGAATTTACCAGACGAAGTGAAAATCTATGCTGATTTACATATCCAAAATTTAGCCAATACCATTACTGGTGCAAATCAAACAGGTTATCATTTAGTAAATGTTAATCCAGAACGTGATTTCGTGCCAATTAGCTATGAAGATTTACGTCTTGTTCAAGAAGGAGATCCTTCTCCAGATGGAAATGGTGTTTTATCCTTTACCAAGGGAATTGAGATTGGCCATATCTTTAAATTAGGCACTCGTTATAGTGAATCCATGAATGCAACTATCTTGGATGAGAATGGCAAAGAACAATACATAATAATGGGTAGTTATGGAATTGGGGTTAGTCGTTTATTTGCAGCTATTGCTGAGCAGAACGCAGATGATAAGGGAGTGAATTGGCCCATTGGTATTGCACCTTTTGATATTCATGTTGTTCAAATGAATATGAAAGATGATGAACAAACACAATTATCAGAAGAGATTGAAGAATTAATGATAAGTGCTGGTTATGAAGTGCTTGTAGATGACCGGAATGAACGCGCTGGAGTTAAATTTGCTGAAGCTGACCTAATTGGGTGCCCAATTCGAATAACAGTTGGAAAGAAGGCAATAGATGATATTGTCGAAATAAAAATCAAACGTACTGGTGAAATGCTAGAAGTTAAAAAAGAGGAATTAAAAAGTACTTTGGCTATTTTGTTAAAGCCAGAAGGAATTGAAGATAATGAATAA
- the rseP gene encoding RIP metalloprotease RseP: protein MKTILTFIIVFGVLVLVHEFGHFFFAKRSGILVREFSIGMGPKIFEHQGKDGTAYTIRILPIGGYVRMAGMGEEDTELQPGTPLSIELNDQQEIITINTSKKIQLPNSIPLEMTASDLERELYIKGNINGDSAQEKCYPIKHDASIIEADGTKVRIAPIDVQFQSAKLWQRMLTNFAGPMNNFLLAIVLFTIWVFVQGGIVVTNTNHIGQVLENSPAMKAGLKSNDEILSVNHKKINTWTDLTSIIQKNSDKKLTFVVKSTEKQRKLTVIPETKKMDGTKVGTIGITAPMKTSFSDKLLGGIQQTVDNSTQIFKALGSLVTGFSLNKLGGPVMMFQLSEKAAKTGLSTVIWLMAMLSINLGIVNLLPIPALDGGKIILNIFEAIFRKPLSQEKEGMLTLVGFGFLMVLMVLVTWNDIQRFFF, encoded by the coding sequence ATGAAAACAATTTTAACGTTTATTATTGTCTTCGGTGTACTTGTTTTAGTTCATGAATTTGGACATTTCTTTTTTGCAAAACGTTCAGGAATTTTGGTTCGAGAATTTTCCATTGGTATGGGTCCAAAAATTTTTGAACATCAAGGGAAAGATGGAACAGCCTATACTATTCGTATTCTTCCTATCGGTGGATACGTAAGAATGGCGGGCATGGGAGAAGAAGATACTGAATTGCAACCAGGAACCCCTCTTTCTATCGAATTAAATGATCAACAGGAAATCATTACAATTAATACAAGTAAAAAAATCCAATTACCCAATAGTATTCCTCTTGAGATGACAGCTAGTGATTTAGAGAGAGAATTATATATTAAGGGAAATATTAATGGAGATAGTGCACAAGAAAAATGTTACCCAATAAAGCATGATGCATCAATAATTGAAGCGGATGGCACAAAAGTTCGAATTGCTCCTATTGATGTTCAGTTTCAGTCAGCTAAGTTATGGCAGCGAATGTTGACAAATTTTGCTGGTCCTATGAATAATTTTTTATTAGCAATTGTTCTATTTACTATATGGGTTTTTGTGCAGGGTGGTATAGTCGTAACGAATACAAATCACATTGGTCAGGTTTTAGAAAATAGTCCGGCAATGAAAGCAGGACTAAAAAGTAATGATGAAATTCTTTCAGTCAATCATAAAAAAATAAATACTTGGACAGACCTTACATCGATCATTCAAAAAAATTCTGATAAAAAATTAACTTTTGTAGTAAAAAGTACAGAAAAACAAAGAAAGTTAACAGTGATACCAGAAACCAAAAAAATGGATGGTACAAAGGTTGGTACAATTGGCATAACTGCTCCTATGAAGACTAGTTTTTCTGATAAACTTTTAGGTGGTATTCAGCAAACGGTTGATAATTCAACACAAATTTTTAAAGCATTGGGATCATTAGTTACAGGATTTAGCTTGAATAAATTAGGTGGACCAGTCATGATGTTTCAACTATCAGAAAAGGCAGCAAAAACTGGTCTTAGTACAGTGATTTGGTTGATGGCTATGTTGTCTATTAATCTAGGAATTGTTAATTTGCTACCTATTCCAGCATTGGATGGCGGAAAAATTATTTTAAATATTTTTGAAGCAATTTTTAGAAAACCATTAAGTCAGGAAAAAGAAGGAATGTTAACATTAGTTGGATTTGGTTTTCTGATGGTATTAATGGTCCTAGTGACCTGGAATGATATTCAACGATTTTTCTTTTAA